Proteins found in one Planococcus citri chromosome 2, ihPlaCitr1.1, whole genome shotgun sequence genomic segment:
- the Spindly gene encoding protein Spindly yields MEEANASVATLMDENKDLRYEIEQQLNIIESQKQEIHTAVRRIECLEKMKLEMEIEIEALTGLHQIKGNLESKVKVLENDLSVTRLKCTNLEGELKEEKTNNQATIENLQAEITSLKENESAEQQDDGKQEELLTKLLMLQETNQLLNDSNVELQNQNKSLSDKTVLLELSLNEKTRELEEMKEMVDVKSNDLKSALKLVEELQEEKTLLNAELTSLKCHPVSTNKRGNSLFAEVEDKRLSMVNRLEAMQNKYRELKKNFLKKNADLKALEAENIELRKQWKEDENDPYKNMASLVGSYKNRIQELCHTISILEKRPETPQIISISEVTNAHVNCIKALVDDERKINQQLRNEMEQRSIRELTLNEQLFDLKQKMKTLKAQTMKDTAEMAELRHNLENVKNKENIAAPVNNMVRKEVRMIE; encoded by the exons ATGGAAGAAGCGAACGCTAGCGTGGCCACATTGATGGATGAAAATAAAGACTTACGCTATGAGATCGAACAACAGCTGAATATAATCGAG TCTCAGAAACAAGAAATTCACACTGCCGTCAGACGTATAGAATGTCTCGAGAAAATGAAGCTAGAGATGGAAATCGAAATAGAAGCTCTGACTGGATTACATCAAATCAAAGGCAACCTGGAGTCGAAGGTTAAAGTACTCGAGAACGATTTATCCGTAACAAGACTGAAA TGTACCAACTTGGAAGGTGAACTAAAAGAAGAAAAGACTAATAATCAAGCGACCATTGAGAATCTACAAGCTGAGATTACTTCGTTGAAAGAAAACGAATCTGCAGAACAACAAGATGATGGAAAACAAGAAGAATTGTTAACCAAATTATTAATGTTACAA GAAACTAACCAACTGCTGAACGATTCAAATGTCGAGCTACAGAACCAAAATAAATCTTTATCGGATAAAACCGTCCTTTTGGAGTTATCTCTGAACGAGAAAACACGCGAATTAGAAGAAATGAAGGAGATGGTTGACGTTAAAAGTAACGATTTGAAATCCGCTCTGAAATTAGTTGAA GAACTACAAGAAGAGAAAACATTACTAAACGCTGAATTAACCTCGCTAAAGTGCCATCCTGTCAGCACCAATAAACGTGGTAACTCGTTATTCGCCGAAGTAGAAGATAAACGATTATCGATGGTGAACCGATTGGAAGCTATGCAGAACAAGTACAGAGAATTAAAGAAGAACTTTCTTAAAAAGAACGCTGACCTGAAAGCCTTAGAA GCGGAAAATATCGAACTACGTAAACAATGgaaagaagatgaaaatgatccGTATAAAAATATGGCTTCGTTGGTCGGATCGTACAAGAATCGTATCCAA GAATTATGTCATACTATCTCGATCCTAGAGAAACGTCCCGAGACACCGCAAATCATCTCCATATCCGAAGTTACCAACGCTCACGTCAATTGTATAAAAGCCCTGGTGGATGACGAAAG aaaaattaatcaacaacTCAGGAACGAGATGGAACAACGATCCATTCGCGAATTAACCCTAAATGAGCAATTGTtcgatttgaaacaaaaaatgaaaacactgaaggCTCAAACGATGAAGGATACTGCCGAAATGGCTGAGTTACGACATAAtttagaaaatgtcaaaaataaag aaaatataGCCGCTCCAGTGAACAACATGGTTAGAAAAGAAGTCAGAATGATCGAATGA
- the AlkB gene encoding nucleic acid dioxygenase ALKBH1 encodes MFREKFKYYKKKDPPPSFEEVIKVAEPNVDILSELTINCDDDDVHECDKYGLRHPSMWNIYELKSCPGFIYIVNPFTSSGQRYWVCRSLADYTKKPSVTNIDGHKDVVELLKHDKWWDIVSSNSKHSHQLKKKLRWATMGYHHNWDTKIYSESSKDPFPKDLDQLCVFIIKTVLNMDFRAEACIVNFYHMDSSLSGHTDRSEPNREAPLLSFSFGQSAIFLIGGTTLEERPNAILVESGDIAIMFGDSRLRYHGVPRILRASRDPWNNFQHQQQYVNQSISVPELSCGTYPITSNNLIADADSWAPFSNYLNDSRININVRQVLSPNQTSLGDAQK; translated from the exons ATGTTTAGggaaaagttcaagtattataAAAAGAAAGATCCGCCACCGAGCTTCGAGGAGGTGATCAAAGTGGCCGAACCGAACGTTGACATTCTCTCCGAG CTGACGATTAATTGCGACGACGATGACGTTCATGAATGTGACAAGTATGGTTTGAGACATCCGTCGATGTGGAATATCTACGAGCTGAAGTCATGTCCAG GATTTATTTACATTGTGAATCCGTTCACGAGTTCGGGTCAACGGTATTGGGTATGCAGATCTTTGGCTGATTACACCAAGAAACCAAGTGTAACGAATATTGACGGCCATAAAGACGTAGTTGAACTCTTGAAACACGATAAGTGGTGGGATATAGTAAG TTCTAATTCGAAACACAGCCACCAATTGAAGAAGAAGCTACGTTGGGCTACGATGGGTTATCATCATAATTGGGATACGAAA ATTTATTCCGAGTCGTCGAAAGATCCATTTCCTAAAGATCTTGACCAACTTTGTGTGTTCATCATTAAGACTGTGCTGAATATGGATTTCCGAGCCGAAGCTtgtattgtcaatttttaccacATGGATTCGTCACTTTCCGGCCACACCGATCGATCTGAGCCGAACAGAGAAGCACCTCTGTTATCGTTTAG TTTTGGCCAAAGCGCAATTTTCCTAATCGGCGGTACCACTTTGGAAGAACGTCCTAACGCTATACTAGTTGAGAGCGGCGACATTGCCATCATGTTCGGCGACAGCAGACTTAGGTATCACGGAGTACCTAGAATTCTTCGAGCTTCTCGCGACCCCTGGAATAACTTTCAACACCAGCAGCAGTACGTAAATCAATCGATATCTGTTCCCGAGCTGAGCTGTGGTACGTACCCGATCACTAGTAATAATCTAATCGCCGATGCTGACTCGTGGGCACCGTTTTCAAACTACCTGAACGATTCTCGCATCAATATCAACGTTCGTCAGGTCTTATCCCCTAATCAAACATCATTGGGCGACGCGCAAAAATAA